One part of the Caproiciproducens sp. CPB-2 genome encodes these proteins:
- a CDS encoding ABC transporter ATP-binding protein: protein MSKMPKDNPQTHGKTAAGGRPPMQRFKPGTIKRLLAYMAGYRIQLILVFICILISAAAGAASSLFLQTLIDKYIIPLLGQASPSFTGLFKAILFMGSIYIIGVLSTLFYNRMMVIIEQGTLKRIRDEMFTHMQSLPIRYFDTHTHGDIMSRYTNDTDTLRQAISQSLPQMFASLVSVAAAFFSMLYLSVGLTAFVAVFAVILLKVIKALVGRSGAFFMKQQQSLGDVNGYIEEMINGQKVVKVFCHEEKTEEGFDKKNEDLCYCATEANKYGNITMPVVGNLGYMLYVLLAIIGGAAGIAGIPNLSLAGVQTLTIGTIVSFLTLSRSFINPIGQISMQFNMVIMALAGASRIFDLMDEESEQDDGYVTLVNAKIENGEIKECRERTDTWAWKYPHSDGAVTYTPLQGDIRFYDVDFGYEENNVVLHNITLYAEPGQKVAFVGATGAGKTTITNLINRFYDIADGKIRYDGININKIRKADLRRSLGIVLQDVNLFTGTVMDNIRYGKLDATDEECIAAAKLSNADGFIRMLPQGYHTVLEGDGSGLSQGQRQLISIARAAVADPPVMILDEATSSIDTRTEAIVQKGMDALMKGRTVFVIAHRLSTVQNSDVIMVLEHGRIIERGSHEQLISEKGKYYQLYTGAFELE from the coding sequence ATGAGTAAAATGCCGAAAGACAATCCGCAGACACACGGCAAAACGGCGGCGGGCGGCAGGCCCCCGATGCAGCGTTTTAAGCCGGGTACGATCAAAAGGCTGCTTGCCTATATGGCCGGCTACCGGATTCAGCTGATCCTCGTTTTTATCTGTATCCTGATCAGCGCGGCCGCGGGCGCGGCGTCCTCTTTGTTCCTTCAGACGCTGATCGACAAGTACATTATCCCTCTGCTGGGCCAGGCCTCCCCTTCCTTCACGGGCCTTTTCAAAGCGATTCTCTTCATGGGGTCGATCTACATCATCGGCGTGCTGTCCACCTTGTTCTACAACCGGATGATGGTCATCATTGAGCAGGGCACGCTGAAAAGAATCCGCGATGAAATGTTCACGCATATGCAGAGCCTGCCGATCCGATATTTTGACACGCATACGCACGGCGATATCATGAGCCGCTATACCAACGATACCGACACGCTGCGTCAGGCGATCTCCCAGAGCTTGCCGCAGATGTTTGCGTCCCTTGTTTCCGTGGCGGCTGCGTTTTTCTCCATGCTTTATCTCAGCGTCGGCCTTACCGCTTTCGTCGCCGTGTTCGCCGTGATTTTGCTGAAGGTAATCAAAGCCTTGGTGGGAAGAAGCGGAGCCTTCTTTATGAAGCAGCAGCAGTCTTTGGGAGACGTCAACGGCTATATTGAAGAAATGATCAACGGTCAGAAAGTCGTAAAGGTTTTCTGTCACGAAGAAAAAACCGAGGAGGGCTTCGATAAAAAGAATGAAGACCTCTGCTACTGCGCGACCGAGGCGAACAAATACGGAAATATCACCATGCCGGTGGTCGGCAATCTGGGCTATATGCTCTATGTGCTCCTTGCCATCATCGGCGGCGCGGCGGGCATCGCGGGAATTCCCAACCTGAGCCTCGCCGGGGTCCAGACCCTGACGATCGGTACGATCGTATCCTTCCTTACCCTTTCCCGCAGCTTCATCAACCCGATCGGCCAGATTTCCATGCAGTTCAACATGGTAATCATGGCGCTCGCCGGCGCGTCAAGAATCTTTGACCTGATGGATGAGGAAAGCGAGCAGGACGACGGATACGTCACCTTGGTCAATGCAAAAATAGAAAACGGCGAAATAAAAGAATGCAGGGAACGGACGGACACATGGGCGTGGAAATATCCGCACAGCGACGGAGCGGTGACCTATACGCCGCTGCAGGGAGACATCCGCTTTTACGACGTGGACTTCGGCTACGAAGAAAACAACGTCGTCCTGCACAACATCACGCTTTACGCAGAGCCGGGCCAAAAGGTCGCCTTTGTAGGAGCGACCGGCGCCGGAAAAACGACGATCACCAACCTGATCAACCGGTTCTATGACATTGCCGACGGGAAGATCCGGTATGACGGAATCAATATCAACAAAATAAGGAAAGCCGATCTCCGACGGTCGCTCGGCATCGTTTTGCAGGACGTGAACCTCTTTACGGGAACGGTGATGGACAACATCCGCTACGGCAAGCTGGACGCGACGGACGAGGAATGTATTGCGGCCGCAAAGCTCTCGAACGCCGACGGATTTATCCGCATGCTTCCGCAGGGGTATCATACCGTGCTGGAGGGCGACGGCAGCGGCCTTTCGCAGGGGCAGCGGCAGCTGATTTCCATTGCCCGCGCGGCGGTGGCCGACCCGCCCGTCATGATCCTTGACGAGGCCACCTCCTCCATCGACACCAGAACCGAGGCCATTGTTCAGAAGGGTATGGATGCGCTGATGAAGGGCAGAACGGTATTTGTCATCGCACACCGCCTTTCCACCGTGCAGAATTCCGACGTCATTATGGTTCTGGAACACGGCCGCATCATCGAGCGCGGCAGCCACGAGCAGCTGATCAGCGAAAAGGGGAAATATTATCAGCTCTACACCGGCGCGTTTGAACTGGAATAA
- the pflB gene encoding formate C-acetyltransferase translates to MKQEWRGFKGSHWTDDVNVRDFIQDNYTQYDGDQSFLAEPTDATNKLWGKVQELQKQERANNGVLDMETKVVSGITAYGAAYIDSGDKSLEKVVGLQTDKPLKRAFMPYGGIKMAEEACTTYGYTPAPELHKIFTDYHKTHNQAVFDAYTPEMKKARHNKIITGLPDTYGRGRIVGDYRRVALYGIDYLIEKKKEDLSYCGSGIMTDDIIRQREELSDQIRALKDMKEMAAAYGFDLSEPAGNAKEAVQWLYFGYLAAIRSQNGAAMSVGRVSTFLDIYIHRDLEEGTLTEAEAQELIDHLVLKLRMVKFARIPSYNQLFSGDPVWATLETAGLGMDGRHMVTKNDYRFLHTLENMGPAPEPNLTVLYSSKLPENYKKYAAYISVKTSSIQYENDDVMRPIWGDDYSICCCVSATQTGKEMQFFGARANLAKCLLYAINGGVDEKSGMQVGPAYKPVTSAVLDYEDVMAKYDVMMDWLAGLYVNVLNLIQYMHDKYYYEAAEMALIDTDVRRTFATGIAGFSHVVDSLSAIKYAKVTPVRNENGVAVDFQIEGDFPRYGNDDDRADDIAVWLLKTFMKKLTKYHTYRDSEPTTSILTITSNVVYGKNTGTLPDGRQAWTPLAPGANPSYGAEKNGLLASLNSVAKLPYEYALDGISNTQTISPGTLGHTEGEQSETLVHVLDGYFDRGAHHLNVNVFGTEKLKDAMEHPEKPEYANFTIRVSGYAVKFIDLTREQQLDVIARTCHDKM, encoded by the coding sequence ATGAAGCAGGAATGGAGAGGCTTCAAAGGTTCGCATTGGACGGACGACGTCAATGTGAGGGATTTCATTCAGGACAATTACACGCAATATGACGGGGACCAGAGTTTTCTGGCAGAACCGACGGATGCGACGAACAAGCTTTGGGGAAAGGTACAGGAGCTGCAGAAGCAGGAAAGAGCGAACAATGGGGTGCTGGATATGGAGACAAAGGTCGTCTCCGGCATCACCGCTTACGGGGCGGCCTACATCGACAGCGGGGATAAGAGCCTTGAGAAGGTCGTGGGACTGCAGACGGACAAACCCCTGAAAAGGGCGTTTATGCCCTACGGCGGCATCAAGATGGCGGAGGAAGCCTGCACCACCTACGGCTATACGCCGGCCCCCGAGCTGCATAAGATTTTCACGGATTACCACAAGACGCACAACCAGGCGGTTTTCGACGCGTATACGCCTGAAATGAAGAAGGCCCGCCACAATAAAATCATCACGGGGCTTCCGGATACCTACGGGCGCGGCCGCATCGTCGGCGATTACCGCCGCGTCGCCCTTTACGGCATTGACTATCTGATTGAAAAGAAGAAGGAGGATCTTTCTTACTGCGGGTCCGGTATCATGACGGATGACATCATCCGCCAAAGAGAGGAGCTCTCCGACCAGATCAGGGCCTTAAAGGACATGAAGGAAATGGCGGCGGCCTACGGCTTCGATCTTTCAGAGCCGGCCGGTAACGCCAAAGAAGCCGTCCAGTGGCTTTACTTCGGGTATCTGGCGGCAATCAGGAGCCAGAACGGCGCGGCGATGAGTGTCGGCCGCGTGTCCACCTTCCTTGACATCTATATCCATCGTGATCTGGAGGAAGGAACGCTGACCGAGGCGGAGGCGCAGGAGCTGATCGACCATCTGGTGTTAAAGCTCAGAATGGTGAAGTTCGCCCGCATCCCCTCTTACAATCAGCTGTTCTCCGGGGACCCCGTCTGGGCTACGCTGGAAACGGCGGGGCTTGGGATGGACGGCCGCCACATGGTGACCAAAAACGACTATCGGTTCCTGCATACGCTGGAAAATATGGGGCCCGCGCCGGAGCCGAACCTGACCGTCCTTTATTCCTCCAAGCTGCCGGAAAACTATAAGAAATACGCGGCTTACATTTCCGTAAAGACAAGCTCCATCCAATACGAAAACGACGATGTGATGCGCCCGATCTGGGGAGACGACTACAGCATCTGCTGCTGCGTATCCGCGACGCAGACCGGTAAGGAAATGCAGTTCTTCGGTGCGCGCGCAAACCTTGCCAAGTGCCTGCTGTACGCCATTAACGGCGGTGTGGATGAAAAGAGCGGCATGCAGGTGGGACCCGCTTACAAGCCCGTCACCTCGGCGGTCCTCGATTATGAGGACGTGATGGCGAAGTACGACGTCATGATGGATTGGCTTGCGGGGCTTTATGTGAATGTCCTGAACCTGATTCAGTATATGCATGACAAGTATTATTACGAAGCGGCGGAGATGGCGCTGATCGATACCGACGTCAGAAGAACCTTCGCAACCGGTATTGCGGGTTTCTCCCACGTGGTCGATTCCCTGTCCGCCATCAAATACGCGAAGGTAACTCCCGTGCGCAACGAGAACGGCGTGGCTGTGGACTTTCAGATCGAAGGCGATTTCCCGCGCTACGGAAACGACGACGACCGCGCGGACGACATTGCCGTATGGCTTTTGAAGACCTTCATGAAGAAGCTGACAAAATACCACACCTATCGTGATTCGGAGCCTACGACATCGATTCTTACGATTACCTCCAATGTTGTGTACGGCAAGAACACCGGCACGCTTCCGGACGGAAGACAGGCGTGGACGCCGCTGGCGCCGGGCGCGAACCCGTCCTACGGCGCGGAAAAGAACGGGCTTCTCGCTTCCCTGAACTCCGTCGCAAAGCTGCCTTACGAGTATGCGCTCGACGGCATTTCCAATACGCAGACCATCAGCCCGGGCACGCTTGGGCATACGGAGGGAGAACAGAGCGAAACCCTTGTGCATGTTCTTGACGGATATTTTGACCGCGGCGCCCACCATCTGAACGTCAACGTCTTCGGCACCGAAAAGCTGAAAGATGCGATGGAGCATCCTGAGAAACCGGAGTATGCGAACTTTACGATCCGTGTATCCGGATATGCGGTAAAATTCATCGACCTGACGAGAGAGCAGCAGCTCGATGTCATTGCGAGAACCTGCCACGACAAAATGTAA
- the pflA gene encoding pyruvate formate-lyase-activating protein, giving the protein MIRGAIHSTESFGSVDGPGVRFLIFLKGCMMRCRYCHNVDTWDPRSNDLRTADELLDQAERYRSYWGKEGGITVSGGEPLLQIDFLLELFQKAKARGIHTAIDTAGQPFTREEPFFSKFRELMRYTDLLLMDIKHIDPMEHRKLTGQPNENILDMFRYLSDIGKPVWIRYVLVPGITDDDGYLHRTREFIAALKNVEKIEVLPYHAMGQYKWKELGIPYSLEGVKSPGAERVKNAERILRGESGPRRETLCCERRNPAT; this is encoded by the coding sequence ATGATCAGAGGAGCAATCCATTCCACAGAATCCTTCGGTTCCGTCGACGGTCCGGGAGTCCGCTTTCTTATCTTTTTAAAAGGATGCATGATGCGCTGCCGCTATTGCCACAACGTCGATACGTGGGACCCTCGTTCCAACGACCTGCGCACGGCGGACGAGCTGCTGGATCAGGCGGAGCGGTACCGCAGCTATTGGGGAAAGGAAGGCGGGATTACCGTCAGCGGCGGGGAACCCCTTTTGCAGATCGATTTTCTTCTCGAGCTGTTTCAGAAGGCCAAAGCGCGCGGAATCCATACCGCGATCGATACGGCGGGGCAGCCTTTTACGAGGGAGGAACCGTTTTTTTCAAAATTCCGGGAGCTGATGCGTTACACGGATCTTCTTTTAATGGATATCAAGCATATCGACCCCATGGAGCATCGAAAGCTGACGGGACAGCCGAACGAAAATATTCTGGATATGTTCCGCTATCTGTCCGATATCGGCAAGCCTGTCTGGATCCGGTATGTGCTTGTTCCGGGGATTACGGACGACGACGGTTATCTGCACAGAACACGGGAGTTCATCGCCGCGCTTAAAAATGTGGAGAAGATCGAGGTGCTTCCTTACCATGCCATGGGTCAATACAAATGGAAAGAGCTTGGCATTCCATATTCTCTGGAAGGGGTAAAGTCGCCCGGCGCGGAGCGCGTGAAAAATGCCGAACGGATTCTTCGCGGGGAAAGCGGGCCGCGCAGGGAAACGCTGTGCTGCGAGCGGAGGAACCCGGCAACATGA
- a CDS encoding Crp/Fnr family transcriptional regulator translates to MDGEGIVMEKGDKKMFSGCANCKNGLLCTMAIPLFSTLPKDLQKNLTEHSIQTTKAKGSFLFRVGEQVDSVLIIRKGRIKLCKYDADGNEYILDIIHDGDAVWENLFLENAVFPYSAVCLSKVELCEIRKSEFIQLLADRPGIAMNLISLLSLRLKDANEKALLLSIRDPKIRLAGFLLDRDIRCVGPEIKLKLEDIAASIGLRPETVSRNLSRFEKDGFIQRLGQGKILVTDRSGLKKIYEASQPEK, encoded by the coding sequence ATGGATGGAGAGGGTATTGTGATGGAAAAAGGGGATAAAAAAATGTTTTCCGGATGCGCAAACTGTAAAAACGGTCTTTTGTGCACGATGGCGATTCCCTTGTTCAGTACGCTTCCGAAAGACCTGCAAAAAAACCTTACGGAACACTCCATACAGACGACCAAAGCAAAGGGCAGTTTTCTGTTCAGGGTAGGCGAGCAAGTGGACTCTGTCCTGATCATCCGGAAAGGAAGGATCAAGCTCTGTAAATATGACGCGGACGGAAACGAATACATCCTTGATATCATTCACGACGGAGACGCCGTATGGGAAAATCTTTTCCTCGAAAATGCCGTTTTTCCCTATTCGGCGGTGTGCCTGTCAAAGGTGGAGCTGTGCGAGATCAGAAAAAGTGAATTTATACAGCTTCTCGCCGATCGCCCGGGGATTGCGATGAACCTGATTTCCCTTCTCTCCCTCCGGTTAAAGGACGCCAATGAAAAGGCGCTGCTGCTTTCCATCCGTGACCCGAAAATACGCCTGGCGGGATTTCTGCTGGACAGGGATATCCGGTGCGTCGGACCGGAGATCAAGCTGAAGCTGGAGGATATCGCCGCCAGCATTGGGCTGCGCCCGGAGACGGTCAGCAGGAACCTGAGCCGGTTTGAAAAGGATGGTTTCATTCAAAGGCTCGGCCAGGGGAAGATCCTGGTCACGGACCGCAGCGGACTGAAGAAAATTTATGAAGCCAGCCAGCCGGAGAAGTGA
- a CDS encoding metal ABC transporter permease, whose amino-acid sequence MLNYSFMQNALFVSVFISVLCPCIGIFLVLRRYSMIGDTLSHASLAGITIGLMLNQNPVLGAFVFTSICGALIEFLRTYFKKYTDLILSIVLALSVGTAITIISSGKLHANADSFMFGSILTVTRFDMIMVVVLSVISVLALVFLYHQMLYIAYDEEAAKVAGVRVKLINYVFSILVASAISVSIRIVGVLVLSSMIALPVATALQLGKGFKATLLFSILFSVIDIMLGLFVSFYLNVAPGGFTALVSVAVLVLVLLTKRILAGIREIR is encoded by the coding sequence ATGTTGAATTATAGTTTTATGCAAAACGCATTGTTTGTTTCGGTGTTTATTTCCGTTTTATGTCCCTGTATCGGAATTTTTCTGGTCCTTCGGCGATATTCCATGATCGGGGACACCTTGTCCCATGCTTCCCTGGCCGGGATTACGATCGGGCTGATGCTGAACCAGAATCCCGTTCTGGGAGCGTTTGTCTTTACTTCCATTTGCGGCGCCCTGATCGAATTTCTCAGAACCTATTTTAAAAAATACACGGATTTGATTCTGAGCATTGTGCTTGCGCTAAGCGTAGGTACCGCTATCACCATCATCAGTTCCGGAAAGCTCCATGCCAACGCGGATTCCTTCATGTTCGGCAGTATTCTTACCGTTACCCGGTTCGATATGATCATGGTGGTCGTGCTCAGCGTCATTTCTGTTCTGGCCCTTGTTTTTTTGTATCATCAGATGCTTTACATCGCATACGACGAGGAAGCCGCAAAAGTTGCGGGGGTAAGGGTGAAGCTGATCAACTATGTGTTTTCGATCCTTGTGGCCTCCGCAATCTCCGTTTCCATCCGGATTGTGGGCGTTTTAGTGCTCAGCTCCATGATCGCGCTTCCGGTCGCTACCGCTCTGCAGCTGGGAAAAGGGTTTAAAGCGACCCTGCTGTTTTCCATTCTTTTCAGTGTGATCGATATTATGCTGGGGCTGTTTGTCTCTTTTTACCTGAATGTGGCTCCGGGGGGCTTTACCGCACTCGTTTCCGTTGCCGTCCTTGTCTTGGTTCTTCTGACAAAAAGGATACTGGCCGGCATCCGGGAGATTCGTTGA
- a CDS encoding metal ABC transporter ATP-binding protein: protein MIKAENLSFSYTGAAPYVLRGIDLDIRRGEYVSVVGENGSGKSTLMRLILKFIKPTEGTIASEARRIGYVPQKNDFSNSNFPITVYEMLNSYRKLLKIKNKGILAENLEKVGMSEFSGALMGTLSGGQTQKILIARALTGDPDLLILDEPSTGVDIGSQKEIYGFLRKMNRENQITIVSVEHNLDAAVSNSTLIYHLVNGQGHLCSPKQYADEYLKRNDKGDADVEL, encoded by the coding sequence ATGATTAAGGCAGAAAACTTATCTTTTTCGTATACGGGGGCCGCGCCCTATGTGCTCAGGGGGATCGACCTGGATATACGGCGGGGGGAATATGTTTCCGTAGTAGGGGAAAACGGTTCCGGTAAAAGCACGCTGATGCGGCTGATTTTAAAATTCATAAAACCGACGGAAGGAACCATTGCCTCAGAAGCCAGGAGGATTGGATATGTGCCGCAGAAAAATGATTTTTCAAACTCCAATTTTCCTATTACCGTTTATGAGATGTTAAATTCCTATCGTAAGCTTTTGAAAATAAAAAATAAGGGCATCCTTGCGGAAAATCTTGAGAAAGTCGGGATGTCCGAGTTTTCCGGCGCTTTAATGGGGACGCTGTCCGGCGGACAAACCCAGAAAATCCTGATTGCCAGAGCTTTGACAGGCGATCCCGATTTACTGATTCTGGACGAGCCTTCCACCGGAGTCGACATTGGCAGCCAAAAAGAGATCTATGGCTTTCTGAGGAAGATGAACCGGGAAAATCAAATAACGATTGTTTCGGTAGAGCATAATCTGGACGCCGCGGTTTCCAATTCCACGCTGATTTACCATCTGGTCAACGGTCAGGGGCATCTTTGTTCCCCGAAACAGTATGCCGATGAATATTTAAAGAGAAATGATAAGGGTGATGCAGATGTTGAATTATAG
- a CDS encoding metal ABC transporter substrate-binding protein, which translates to MFKRYTALLLSVAAVMSVGLSACGSNNPASAEASGAAPASSTAAEESKGPDSRIKVSVTFNAMKEFTEAVGKDKVDVATIIPDGTEPHDFEPKAQDLVALSTAQVFVYSGLGMEAWTEDAVKSANNPNLITVEASKGADPIKNTDPEEIEEHGQYDPHIWLSLKGAEIEVKNIKDALVKADGANQQYYEKNCDDFVSKLENLYTEYNKKFQSAEKKSFVTGHAAFGYLCRDFGLEQNSVEDVFAEGEPSAQQLTELVKYCKDNKVTTIFAEEMASPDVSKTLAKEVGANVETIYTIEGGEDNKTYLERVESNLSKIYASLESKT; encoded by the coding sequence ATGTTTAAACGGTATACGGCGCTCCTGCTAAGTGTAGCAGCCGTTATGAGCGTGGGCCTTTCGGCGTGCGGAAGCAACAATCCGGCGAGCGCGGAGGCGTCCGGCGCGGCCCCGGCTTCCAGTACGGCAGCGGAAGAAAGCAAGGGCCCGGACAGCAGGATAAAGGTTTCGGTAACTTTTAACGCTATGAAAGAGTTTACGGAAGCGGTCGGCAAAGACAAGGTGGATGTCGCCACGATTATCCCGGACGGAACAGAGCCGCACGATTTCGAACCGAAAGCACAGGACCTTGTCGCCCTCAGCACGGCACAGGTCTTTGTATACAGCGGATTGGGCATGGAGGCCTGGACGGAGGACGCGGTCAAATCCGCGAACAATCCGAATTTGATCACCGTGGAAGCCTCGAAGGGCGCGGATCCGATCAAAAACACGGATCCGGAAGAAATTGAGGAACACGGACAGTACGATCCCCATATTTGGCTGAGCCTGAAAGGCGCTGAAATTGAAGTGAAAAATATCAAAGACGCGCTGGTCAAAGCCGACGGAGCCAACCAACAATATTATGAGAAAAATTGTGATGATTTTGTTTCCAAATTGGAAAATCTTTATACAGAATACAATAAAAAATTCCAATCCGCAGAAAAGAAGAGCTTTGTTACGGGACATGCCGCTTTCGGGTATCTCTGCCGCGATTTCGGGCTGGAGCAAAACAGCGTGGAAGACGTCTTCGCCGAGGGAGAACCCAGCGCGCAGCAGCTGACGGAGCTTGTCAAATACTGCAAAGATAACAAGGTAACGACCATTTTCGCCGAGGAAATGGCAAGCCCGGACGTTTCAAAAACGTTGGCCAAGGAAGTCGGAGCGAATGTCGAAACCATTTATACCATTGAGGGCGGTGAAGACAACAAAACGTATCTGGAGCGGGTCGAAAGCAATCTGAGTAAAATCTATGCGAGTCTGGAAAGCAAAACCTGA
- a CDS encoding GTP-binding protein has protein sequence MIRQIPVTVLTGYLGSGKTTVMNHVLNNQAGLRVAVIVNDMGEVNIDAALIEKENHVSQSDESLVPLSNGCICCTLRTDLMQQVTQLVKSNRYDYILIEASGICEPLPIAQTLTLMDGSIGNGRLPKICRLDTIATVVDACRLETEFLGGASLLQADELGEDDIVQLLVQQIEFCNVIILNKTDMVGKAQLHRIQAILQKLQPSANIICTEYGRIEPKDILNTELFHFEEACLAPGWVQELENTQNGEKEGEEEEYGINSFVYERRLPFDPAKLSKWLESWPKSIVRCKGIAWMSNHNDTIFLFEQAGQAIDMTPFGRWLASGTKSEQEKAFTKNPDAKKDWDPKVGDRMTKLVFIGIRLNKEKISGSLDKCLFTES, from the coding sequence TTGATCAGGCAAATACCGGTTACGGTTTTGACCGGATATCTTGGCTCGGGGAAAACGACCGTAATGAACCATGTGCTCAATAATCAGGCGGGTTTAAGAGTCGCCGTCATTGTAAACGATATGGGCGAAGTAAACATCGACGCCGCATTGATCGAAAAAGAAAACCATGTTTCGCAAAGCGACGAAAGCCTGGTCCCCCTTTCCAACGGCTGCATTTGCTGTACCCTGCGGACGGACCTGATGCAGCAGGTCACCCAGCTTGTAAAATCCAACCGGTACGACTATATCCTGATTGAGGCCAGCGGAATCTGTGAGCCGCTCCCTATTGCGCAAACCCTGACGTTAATGGACGGAAGCATCGGGAACGGCAGACTGCCGAAAATATGCAGGCTCGACACAATCGCGACCGTCGTTGACGCCTGCAGGCTGGAAACGGAATTTTTAGGAGGGGCTTCGCTGCTGCAGGCCGACGAACTTGGAGAGGATGATATTGTACAATTGCTGGTTCAGCAAATCGAATTTTGCAACGTCATCATACTGAATAAAACGGACATGGTCGGCAAAGCTCAGCTGCACAGGATTCAGGCCATTCTTCAAAAGCTGCAGCCGTCTGCAAACATCATCTGCACGGAGTACGGCAGAATTGAGCCGAAAGACATTTTAAACACAGAGCTTTTCCACTTTGAAGAGGCATGCCTGGCGCCGGGATGGGTGCAGGAGCTTGAAAACACACAAAACGGGGAGAAGGAAGGAGAAGAGGAAGAATACGGTATCAATTCCTTTGTATACGAAAGGAGGCTTCCGTTTGATCCCGCAAAGCTGTCCAAATGGCTGGAAAGCTGGCCCAAAAGCATCGTAAGATGCAAAGGGATCGCCTGGATGTCCAATCATAACGATACCATTTTCCTTTTTGAACAAGCCGGGCAGGCAATCGATATGACTCCCTTCGGCCGTTGGCTCGCGTCGGGGACAAAATCTGAGCAGGAAAAAGCCTTTACAAAAAATCCGGATGCAAAAAAGGATTGGGATCCAAAAGTCGGGGACCGCATGACGAAACTGGTTTTTATCGGGATCCGCCTCAATAAGGAAAAAATAAGCGGCTCTCTGGATAAATGTTTATTCACAGAATCTTGA
- a CDS encoding zinc-ribbon domain containing protein: protein MYEDKVLVCQDCGKEFTWTAGEQEFYAAKGFVNEPRRCPECRKKRKEGQKPERVMYDAVCAACGKPCKVPFQPTEGRPVYCSECFAKMREQA from the coding sequence ATGTACGAAGACAAGGTGCTGGTTTGTCAGGATTGTGGGAAAGAGTTTACCTGGACAGCCGGGGAACAGGAATTTTATGCCGCGAAAGGCTTCGTAAACGAGCCGAGGCGCTGCCCCGAATGCAGGAAGAAGCGCAAGGAAGGACAGAAACCGGAACGGGTAATGTATGACGCCGTGTGCGCGGCTTGCGGAAAGCCTTGCAAAGTTCCCTTTCAGCCGACCGAGGGGCGTCCCGTATATTGCAGCGAATGCTTTGCGAAAATGAGAGAACAGGCGTGA
- the rpsN gene encoding 30S ribosomal protein S14 — MAKKSIVIKHRRQQQTVQKYAALRRELIEKGDRAALGELPRDASPTRVHNRCSLTGRPHGYLRKFGVSRIVFRELAHRGQIPGVRKASW, encoded by the coding sequence TTGGCTAAGAAATCGATTGTAATCAAGCATCGGCGGCAACAGCAAACGGTGCAAAAATACGCTGCGCTGCGCAGGGAACTGATTGAAAAAGGCGACCGCGCCGCATTGGGCGAGCTGCCGCGCGACGCTTCTCCGACACGGGTCCACAACCGCTGTTCCCTGACAGGCCGTCCGCACGGCTATCTGCGGAAATTCGGAGTGTCCCGTATTGTATTTCGTGAGCTGGCGCACCGCGGGCAAATTCCCGGCGTCAGGAAAGCAAGCTGGTAG
- the rpmG gene encoding 50S ribosomal protein L33: MRVKITLACTETGDRNYTTTKNKKTHPERMEMMKYCPRLRKHTLHRETK; the protein is encoded by the coding sequence ATGCGGGTAAAAATCACATTGGCCTGTACGGAAACAGGGGATCGGAACTACACGACAACAAAAAACAAGAAGACCCACCCGGAACGAATGGAAATGATGAAGTATTGTCCCCGGCTGCGCAAGCACACACTGCACAGGGAAACGAAATAA
- a CDS encoding Fur family transcriptional regulator: protein MKNKADHRADLRQKGLKNTKRRMAILEILEKQTQPVAAEQIFMELNRYDLSTSMSTVYRELDSLVNNHLALKIKINESNKALYEYNRMIHKHYLVCLGCKKMISLDMCPLKTYEETLQEQTHFIITDHKLNIYGYCPECQAKGLPRKA, encoded by the coding sequence ATGAAAAATAAAGCTGATCACCGCGCGGATCTCAGGCAAAAGGGATTAAAAAACACGAAGCGCAGGATGGCTATCCTGGAAATATTGGAAAAACAGACCCAGCCTGTGGCAGCGGAACAAATCTTTATGGAACTGAACCGTTACGACCTTTCGACCAGCATGTCGACGGTTTACAGAGAACTGGACAGTTTAGTGAACAACCATTTAGCTCTCAAAATAAAGATCAATGAAAGCAACAAGGCGCTTTATGAATATAACAGGATGATACACAAGCATTATTTAGTGTGCCTGGGCTGTAAAAAAATGATTTCCCTCGATATGTGTCCCCTGAAGACTTATGAGGAAACGCTGCAGGAGCAGACCCATTTTATCATTACGGATCACAAGCTGAATATCTACGGTTATTGCCCTGAATGCCAGGCGAAAGGGCTGCCCCGGAAAGCTTGA